GGGCCGTGAAACACGGGCACCGTTCGAGAGAGAACGCGGGTCTCGGCGGGGGTCCAGGGGCGGAGCCCCTGGCGCTGGGGGGTGAGCCGCAGCGTCACGCCGCTGCGGTGGCGACGTTCTGCGGAACGTCTTCACCTTGCGTTCTGCGGAACGCTGCGGTGAGCACGAATCCGCAGGTTCGTGCGGCGTCCAGAGAGGGGGCGCGCGCAGCGCCCCCTCTCTGGCACGAAGTGATCCGCGGCGGTCGCAACCGCCGCGGCGGCGACGTTCTGCAAAACGTCTTCGCCTTGCGTTCTGCGGAACGCTGCGGCGTGCCCGACCCGCAGGTCGGGCGGACATGAGCCGAGGCCCCGCCCGCAGGCGGGGCCGAGGTGTGAAACTCATGTCACGGAGTGCACCGCTGAAGGCCCCGACCTAAGCGGCCTTGGCCTTGAACTCGGTGTAGCCGCAGTTGCCGCAGCTCGTGCGGTCCTTGTGCTCCGCGAGGAACACGCCGGGGCCGCACTTCGGGCACGCCTTGCGCGCGCGCACGAGCTTGCCGCCCTCGATCTTGTAGAGGCCGCGCTTGCCCGCCGCGGTCTTCGCGGGGGCGCCCTTCGCGCCGCCCTTCGCGCCACCTTTCTTGTCAGCCATGCTTCAACACCTCACTTCTTCCTGGGCGCGGCGGCCTTCTTCGCGGCCGGCGCCGGCTGGCTTTCCTTGCGCTTCTTCGGGGCGTGCTCCTCGAGCTTGTTGCGCTTGAGGAGGTGGAGGGGCTCGACCTTCGAGAGGGCCTCCACCGAGGGGTACACCTTCGCGTAGCCCGTGGTCTCGCCGTGGCCGAACGTGGATTCCATGT
The Candidatus Thermoplasmatota archaeon DNA segment above includes these coding regions:
- a CDS encoding 30S ribosomal protein S27ae, which translates into the protein MADKKGGAKGGAKGAPAKTAAGKRGLYKIEGGKLVRARKACPKCGPGVFLAEHKDRTSCGNCGYTEFKAKAA
- a CDS encoding 30S ribosomal protein S24e, with product MDIEIVGKKENALIGRTEVQFRILHTGAQTPKREDVRDKLAAILNAKKQNIVVDNMESTFGHGETTGYAKVYPSVEALSKVEPLHLLKRNKLEEHAPKKRKESQPAPAAKKAAAPRKK